One window of Perca flavescens isolate YP-PL-M2 chromosome 15, PFLA_1.0, whole genome shotgun sequence genomic DNA carries:
- the LOC114570195 gene encoding growth hormone secretagogue receptor type 1 has protein sequence MDLTELGDMGSGCEDENCGLASRFLEDCSNQECQREEPMFGLIELVCVTVIYIPLMLFGLLGNILTILVVWLRPHMRSSTYLYLSSMAVSDLLILLLLPLDLYKLWRPRPWPLGDLACKLTMFLSECCTFCTILHITFLSLERYLAVCWPITAKTLVTRRRTRALIGCLWLGAAVSAAPVLLMVGVEDVGGEELGLGGWREDGGWAGGEGEQGRLLGEKEKKGWDERVGELKWFGETGEREVGVEEGDEGKRGDGGKMKQADEGGGEKEGGMEVGGERQNKMKEDEGGGREEGIDGGEIDKRECRCTHYAVSSGLLSAMMILSNLYFLVPLCILGLVYSLIGRTLCLRPKSSRRDQSHRHTVKMLGVIVLAFILCWLPFHVGRTIFSLSLGSGSDILYYLSQYFNLVSSVLFYLSAAINPLLYNLMSARYRHALLCREGQSGRCYCKVEWDGSSEVAVTYRGISRHGEAVDCCLGSYEKSSSLECTDDGVSPDTLDHLNTFYSTFTDPLYPGFIVGLDCSMTLCQMEEGEQPSV, from the exons ATGGATCTCACGGAGTTGGGAGACATGGGCAGTGGCTGTGAAGATGAAAACTGTGGCCTCGCATCTAGATTCCTGGAGGACTGCTCGAACCAAGAGTGCCAGCGGGAGGAACCTATGTTTGGATTGATTGAGTTAG tgtgtgtgactgtcatTTACATTCCACTGATGCTCTTCGGCCTTCTGGGAAATATACTAACAATTCTGGTGGTTTGGCTCCGACCTCACATGAGAAGTTCAACCTACCTCTACCTGAGCAGCATGGCTGTCAGCGATCTGTTGATACTCCTACTGCTGCCTCTGGATCTGTATAAg ctgtggaggcccagaccctGGCCCTTAGGAGACCTTGCCTGTAAGCTGACAATGTTCCTCTCAGAGTGCTGCACCTTCTGCACCATCCTCCATATCACCTTCCTCTCCCTGGAGAGGTACCTGGCCGTCTGCTGGCCAATCACGGCCAAGACCCTGGTAACACGGCGCAGAACGAGGGCTCTCATTGGCTGCCTCTGGCTGGGCGCGGCCGTCAGCGCAGCACCAGTGTTGCTCATGGTCGGAGTGGAGGACGTTGGGGGAGAGGAGCTGGGGCTCGGCGGatggagggaggatggagggtGGGCAGGCGGGGAAGGAGAACAGGGACGACTG ttgggagaaaaagagaaaaaggggTGGGATGAAAGGGTTGGGGAGTTAAAATGGTttggagagacaggagagagagaagtgggAGTGGAAGAAGGAGATGAGGGGAAACGAGGAGATGGAGGAAAAATGAAACAAGCAGATGAGGGAGGAGGTGAaaaggaaggagggatggaAGTTGGGGGAGAGcggcaaaataaaatgaaagaagatgagggaggaggaagggaggaaggcaTTGATGGAGGAGAGATTGACAAGAGAGAGTGCCGCTGCACACACTACGCCGTCTCCTCCGGCCTGCTGTCGGCCATGATGATACTCTCCAACTTGTACTTCCTGGTACCCCTCTGCATCCTGGGACTGGTCTACAGCCTGATTGGACGGACACTGTGTCTCCGTCCAAAAAGCAGCCGCAGAGACCAGAGTCACCGACACACTGTCAAAATGCTGG GAGTGATTGTCTTGGCTTTTATTCTGTGCTGGCTGCCCTTCCATGTGGGTCGGactattttctctctttctctgggcTCCGGTTCTGACA ttttatactATCTGTCTCAGTATTTCAACCTGGTGTCCTCGGTCCTCTTCTACCTCAGCGCTGCCATCAATCCTTTACTGTACAACCTGATGTCTGCCAGGTATAGACACGCT ctgctgtgtagagaggGCCAGAGTGGCCGCTGCTACTGCAAAGTAGAGTGGGACGGCAGCTCTGAGGTTGCGGTGACTTACAGAGGAATCAGTAGGCATGGAGAAGCTGTTGACTGCTGTCTTGGGAGCTATGAAAAGTCCTCAAGTCTAGAGTGCACTGATGATGG AGTCTCTCCTGACACACTAGACCACCTCAACACCTTCTACTCCACATTCACTGACCCCCTCTACCCTGGGTTCATCGTTGGTTTAGACTGCTCAATGACTCTGTGTcagatggaggagggagagcagccGTCTGTTTGA